The following coding sequences lie in one Moritella viscosa genomic window:
- a CDS encoding glutathione S-transferase, protein MIKLHHLNKSRSKRIIWLLEELGADYEIIAYQRDSQTFLAPPELKAIHPLGKSPVIEDDGVVIAESGAITEYLINKYAADKLAPKQLSQEYVDYSQWIHFAESSAILPLLLKMFVEKDGCQTNFMAAYADIEIAKVISYFDESLANKTYLVGEQLTGADIMMSFIVEILANNNVLDNFVHLSRYNKQLHSHASLLKAIEIEAKYETS, encoded by the coding sequence ATGATTAAATTACACCATTTAAATAAATCACGTTCTAAACGTATCATTTGGCTATTAGAAGAATTAGGTGCTGATTATGAAATCATCGCTTACCAGCGTGATAGCCAAACTTTCTTAGCGCCACCAGAGCTAAAAGCAATTCATCCACTAGGTAAATCGCCAGTGATCGAAGATGATGGGGTCGTAATTGCTGAGTCAGGCGCAATCACAGAATACCTTATTAATAAGTATGCAGCTGACAAACTCGCACCAAAGCAGTTATCACAAGAGTATGTCGATTATTCGCAATGGATCCATTTTGCTGAGAGTTCTGCTATTTTACCGCTTTTGCTGAAAATGTTTGTTGAAAAGGATGGCTGTCAAACAAACTTTATGGCGGCTTACGCTGATATCGAAATAGCAAAAGTAATTAGTTATTTCGATGAGTCCTTAGCAAATAAAACTTACCTTGTTGGAGAGCAATTAACTGGGGCTGATATCATGATGTCATTTATTGTTGAAATCTTAGCAAATAATAATGTACTTGATAATTTTGTTCATCTTTCCCGCTACAACAAACAACTTCACTCTCACGCGAGTTTATTAAAAGCGATAGAGATTGAAGCTAAGTACGAAACTAGCTGA
- a CDS encoding putative lipoprotein: MKYIAMFLSCLLLTGCPTGSDGNVERNSYPGEGGAVLLPDYVIRLNLNPAGLRLDDKQNRLEDFLDFTKIGSGGVSMAEDSPEWFCVLDNKTQLMWEVKSVIGSGHVNDADYIYSWFKSSDADFNGHGVTENGGICVDSSSCDTEKFKIAMNDLDWCGYNDWRLPTRLELQSIINYSQIIPAVETVFFPHTQNHYYWTADIDIDDLESAWMVNFLYGNIQGNLTNIPRAVRLVRSQSLQ, from the coding sequence ATGAAATATATAGCTATGTTTTTAAGCTGTTTGTTATTGACGGGTTGCCCCACTGGCAGTGATGGTAACGTTGAGCGGAATAGTTACCCCGGTGAGGGGGGCGCTGTTTTGCTGCCTGATTATGTCATACGACTTAATTTAAACCCCGCTGGACTCCGTCTTGATGATAAGCAGAATCGGTTAGAAGACTTTCTAGATTTTACCAAAATAGGATCTGGGGGCGTGAGCATGGCTGAGGATTCACCTGAATGGTTTTGTGTTTTAGATAATAAAACACAATTGATGTGGGAAGTTAAATCGGTGATTGGTAGTGGCCATGTTAATGATGCTGACTATATTTATTCGTGGTTTAAATCGAGTGATGCTGACTTTAATGGTCATGGTGTTACCGAAAATGGTGGTATTTGTGTCGATAGTAGTAGCTGTGACACTGAAAAATTCAAAATCGCTATGAACGATCTCGATTGGTGTGGTTACAATGATTGGCGTTTACCCACTCGTTTAGAACTACAAAGTATTATCAATTATTCGCAAATAATACCTGCCGTTGAGACTGTGTTTTTTCCTCATACTCAAAATCATTATTATTGGACTGCTGATATTGATATTGACGATTTAGAATCAGCTTGGATGGTTAATTTTTTATACGGTAATATCCAGGGGAATTTAACCAATATCCCAAGGGCTGTACGTTTAGTTCGTAGTCAAAGTTTGCAATAA
- a CDS encoding putative NADP-dependent oxidoreductase → MPQSHSINRRITLASRPVGAPTSTNFSLQETVIPSPETGEILLRTNYLSLDPYMRGRMNAGASYAEPVDIDGTMVGATVCQIVSSLHPDYQVGEWVLAYTGWQDYGISDGEGLIKLGVEPTNPSYALGILGMPGFTAYMGLLDIGQPKSGDTLVVAAATGPVGATVGQIGKLKGCYVVGIAGGAEKCKYAEDVLGFDKCVDHKADDFDAQLQAACPNGIDVYFENVGGKVFDSVLPQLNTGARVPVCGLVSQYNATELPSGPDRLSLLMGTLLVKRFKMQGFIIFDDYAHRYNEFFEQMMMWLQSGEIKYREHMIDGLENAPSAFTGMLQGENFGKLVVNVAK, encoded by the coding sequence ATGCCTCAATCGCATTCAATTAATCGCCGTATTACACTTGCTTCACGTCCTGTTGGCGCACCGACATCAACCAACTTTAGTCTTCAAGAAACTGTCATACCTTCTCCTGAAACAGGTGAAATATTATTACGAACAAACTATTTATCACTTGATCCTTACATGCGCGGCCGTATGAATGCTGGTGCATCTTACGCCGAGCCTGTCGATATTGACGGTACTATGGTTGGTGCTACAGTGTGCCAAATTGTGAGCTCTTTACACCCCGATTATCAAGTCGGAGAGTGGGTTCTTGCTTATACAGGCTGGCAAGATTATGGCATTTCAGACGGTGAAGGTCTTATAAAGCTAGGCGTAGAGCCAACTAATCCCTCTTATGCGCTTGGGATCTTAGGTATGCCTGGATTTACTGCTTATATGGGACTATTAGATATTGGTCAGCCTAAATCAGGTGATACGCTTGTTGTTGCTGCAGCAACCGGCCCTGTAGGAGCAACAGTCGGCCAGATTGGTAAATTAAAAGGCTGCTACGTGGTCGGTATCGCAGGCGGAGCAGAGAAGTGTAAATATGCTGAAGACGTATTAGGTTTTGATAAGTGTGTTGACCATAAAGCTGACGACTTTGATGCACAATTACAAGCTGCTTGCCCTAACGGCATTGATGTTTACTTTGAAAATGTTGGCGGTAAAGTATTTGATAGTGTCCTCCCCCAACTAAATACTGGCGCACGTGTTCCCGTTTGTGGTTTAGTATCGCAGTACAATGCAACAGAATTACCATCAGGACCTGATCGTTTATCACTATTAATGGGCACCTTGTTGGTCAAACGTTTCAAGATGCAAGGTTTCATTATTTTTGATGATTACGCACATCGCTATAACGAATTTTTTGAACAGATGATGATGTGGTTACAATCGGGTGAAATTAAATACCGAGAGCATATGATTGACGGTTTAGAAAACGCACCATCAGCATTCACCGGTATGCTACAAGGTGAAAACTTCGGTAAACTTGTAGTAAATGTGGCTAAATAA